The stretch of DNA GTCGGCCCGCGAGAGCAGGCCGGCCGCCTCCAGGTCCGCGGCGTAGTTGCTGATCGTCGGCCGCGAGACCCCCAGCCGCTCGGCCAGTTCCGAGGCCGTCGTCGTCGGGTCCCGGAGCAGTGCGACGAGCATCCCCCGCGGCGTCGACCGACGGAGGTAGCCGAACGTCACCTGTTCGAACTCGGTGAACTGGTCGGCCGGGAAGTACCGCCGGTAGTCGCCGTCCTTCCGAGAGGCGATCACGCCCTCCTGTTCCAGCCTGTGGAGGTGGTGCTGGGCCTCGCCGGTCCCGAGTTGCAGGTCGTCGCGGAGCTTCGAGAAGTGCGTGCCCGGACGGGCCGAGACGTAGCCGGCGATGGCGTCGGGAGCGTCGCTGTCGCTCCCGTCGTCGGCGAACCGGGCGAGGGGACTGGCAGCGCCGAGGGCCGCGAAGCGACGGAGCGTCGCCCGCTTCTCCTCGTCGACGTCGCCGTCCCGTGTCATACCTGCTCGAACGGGAGTTGGCTACAAAACGTCTTCGACTACACGTATCGAACCGGTGTGTGGAGGGGCTATACGTGTGGTGTGCCGCCGTCGCCGGTCAGGCGGTGTCGCCGTCGCCCTCGCCGTCGCCGGCCTCCGGTCCGCCGGCGATGTTGCCGTCGTCGATCTCGGCGTCCATCTCCTCGATGACCTCGTCGGCGCTGTCGACGCCCGAGTCCTCGCCGTGTTTGATCTTCTGGGCCTCCTCCTCCATCGCCTCGACGTCGACCTCGGCCTCCTCGTCGATCTGTCCGAGGATCTCCTCGATGTCGTCCAGGCCGAGCATCTCGCGGGTCTCGTCGTCGAAGTCCAGCGCGTCTAGCACGTGGCCGTTCTCCTTGACGTCGCTGCCGGTGAGGTGCTTGCCGTAGCGGCCGACCAGCGAGGTGAGCTCCTGGGGGAGGATGAACGTCGTCGACTCGGAGCCGCCGATGTCCGCGAGCGTCTCCATCCCCTTGTCGATGACGGCGCGCTCGCCCATCGACTCGGCGGACTTCGCCCGCAGGAC from Haloarcula litorea encodes:
- a CDS encoding winged helix-turn-helix transcriptional regulator, giving the protein MTRDGDVDEEKRATLRRFAALGAASPLARFADDGSDSDAPDAIAGYVSARPGTHFSKLRDDLQLGTGEAQHHLHRLEQEGVIASRKDGDYRRYFPADQFTEFEQVTFGYLRRSTPRGMLVALLRDPTTTASELAERLGVSRPTISNYAADLEAAGLLSRADGYAVAEPETVLTLLVRYADSFDAGAAALASEADSLVRYDP